AAGAAATATTTATCCACCAAATAAGATGAAAGATTTAGGATTTAATTATTATGGTTTAGGCAGAGGAAAGATATGAGAGCTTTAATCTTAAGTGGAGGAGCTGGAACCAGACTTCGACCCATTACTCATACCAGCGCTAAGCAACTAATCCCCATTGCCAATAAACCTATCTTATTTTATGGAATTGAATTTATCCGAGATGCCGGAATTACCGAGATAGGTATAATTGTAGGAGAAACTAAAGAAGAAATAAAGAGTGTGGTAGGTGATGGAAGTAAATGGGGGGTTAAGATTACTTATCTTGAGCAAGAAGCTCCTTTAGGCTTAGCTCATGCTGTAAAAATTTCCCAGGATTTTCTTCAAGATGAACCTTTTGTGATGTTTTTAGGAGATAATATCATAAAGGGTGGAATTAAGGCTTTTGTCGAACAATTTAAAGAAGAACAGCCTCATGCTTTAATCTTATTGACCGAAGTCAATAATCCTCAACAATTTGGAGTAACCGAACTTAAAGATGGTAAAGTAATAAGATTAGTAGAGAAACCCAAAGAACCAAAGAGTAATTTAGCTTTAGTAGGAGTATATTTATTTGATAAAAACATCTTTAAAGCCGTTAATAGTATTTCTCCATCCTGGAGAAATGAGCTTGAGATTACTGATGCTATCCAATATTTAGTAGAGCATGGTTATACGGTAAAACCACATATTATTACCGGGTGGTGGAAAGATACCGGTAAACTTGAAGATATGTTAGATGCTAATCGCTTAATTCTTGATACCCGCGAACAAGAGATTAAAGGCTCTGTAGACAGCTTTTCAAGGATTATTGGTAAGGTAGTGATCGAAGAAGGAGCAATTATCAAGAATAGCACTATTCGAGGTCCTTCTATTATTGGAAAAAATTCTCAAATAATTAACTCTTACATTGGCCCTTATACTTCTGTCTATTGCGAAACTAAGGTTATCAATAGCGAAATAGAACATTCTATAATATTAGAAAAGTGTCAGATAGTAGACATTGGTTCTCGGATTGAGGATAGCTTAATTGGGAAAAATGTGGAGGTAGTTAAATCTCCTTTAAAACCAAAAGCTTATCGATTTATGCTTGGAGACTATAGCCAAGTAGGAGTTTTGTAAGTGATTCATCTAAAATGCAACTCCAGTGATTTAGGAAAATATGTCCTCCTTCCTGGTGATCCTAAGCGAGCTAAGTATGTTGCTCTAAATTTTTTAAAAGAAGCACAATTAGTTTCAGATTATCGTGGTTTAGACTCTTACACTGGAAAATATAAAGATATTAGAGTCTCGGTAGTCACCACCGGAATGGGGTGTCCTTCTGCGGCTATTGTTACTGAAGAATTAATCATGTTAGGAGCAACTACCTTAATTCGGATTGGCACCTGTGGAGCTATCCAAAAAGAGATCTCTACAGGAAGTATCATTATCCCTACCGGAGCAATTCCTTTAGTAGGTATTATTAACCAATACAATTTAGCTTGTTTTTGTCCTACTCCTGATTTTTATGTCTTAAAAGCTTTAGTTCAATCGGCCAAGGAGCTTGACAAGGAGACCTCTTTAGGTCTTATTGCTACCTCTGATTCATTCTATAACGAAATGGATCAAGCTAAGTCTTGGTCTTCTAAGAATGTCCTCGGCTTGGAAATGGAATGCGCCGGTATATTTGCTATTGCTTACTTAAAAAAGATTAAAGCAGCAGCTATCTTAGCCGTAACAGGAAATTTATTATTTCATGAACAAGTATTAGATAATGAAGCTACCAAAAAAGCTATTGATGACGAAATAGAGGTAGCTTTAAGAGCTATTGAATTATTAGATTTGGAAGGCTAAATAAGGAGGAAATAAAGATGAAAGCGTTAGTTACTGGAGGAGCAGGATTTATAGGTTCTCATTTATGTGATTACTTACTTTCTTTAGGACATGAAGTCATATGTATGGATGATTTAATTACCGGAACATTAGAAAATATCTCTCATATCAAAGATAGTAGATTTACTTTTATTAAACATGATGTTACGGAATATATAGAGATCCAAGGAGAAGTTGATCTTATTTTTCATCTGGCTAGTCCGGCCAGTCCTATTGATTATTTAAAACTTCCTATCCAGACCTTAAAGGTAGGCAGCTTAGGAACACATAAAACATTAGGTTTAGCCGAAGTAAAAAGAGCTGCTTATTTAATATCATCTACTTCTGAAGTGTATGGCGATCCTTTAGTTTCTCCCCAAGATGAAAGCTATTGGGGAAATGTTAACCCGGTAGGACCTCGGGGAGTATATGATGAATCTAAAAGATTTGCCGAAGCTCTGGTTGTTGCTTATCATAAAGCCCATGGAGTAA
Above is a window of bacterium DNA encoding:
- a CDS encoding glucose-1-phosphate thymidylyltransferase, with amino-acid sequence MRALILSGGAGTRLRPITHTSAKQLIPIANKPILFYGIEFIRDAGITEIGIIVGETKEEIKSVVGDGSKWGVKITYLEQEAPLGLAHAVKISQDFLQDEPFVMFLGDNIIKGGIKAFVEQFKEEQPHALILLTEVNNPQQFGVTELKDGKVIRLVEKPKEPKSNLALVGVYLFDKNIFKAVNSISPSWRNELEITDAIQYLVEHGYTVKPHIITGWWKDTGKLEDMLDANRLILDTREQEIKGSVDSFSRIIGKVVIEEGAIIKNSTIRGPSIIGKNSQIINSYIGPYTSVYCETKVINSEIEHSIILEKCQIVDIGSRIEDSLIGKNVEVVKSPLKPKAYRFMLGDYSQVGVL
- a CDS encoding nucleoside phosphorylase produces the protein MIHLKCNSSDLGKYVLLPGDPKRAKYVALNFLKEAQLVSDYRGLDSYTGKYKDIRVSVVTTGMGCPSAAIVTEELIMLGATTLIRIGTCGAIQKEISTGSIIIPTGAIPLVGIINQYNLACFCPTPDFYVLKALVQSAKELDKETSLGLIATSDSFYNEMDQAKSWSSKNVLGLEMECAGIFAIAYLKKIKAAAILAVTGNLLFHEQVLDNEATKKAIDDEIEVALRAIELLDLEG
- a CDS encoding SDR family oxidoreductase, translating into MKALVTGGAGFIGSHLCDYLLSLGHEVICMDDLITGTLENISHIKDSRFTFIKHDVTEYIEIQGEVDLIFHLASPASPIDYLKLPIQTLKVGSLGTHKTLGLAEVKRAAYLISSTSEVYGDPLVSPQDESYWGNVNPVGPRGVYDESKRFAEALVVAYHKAHGVNTHIVRIFNTFGPRMRLNDGRVVPTFIYQALRGEDLTVFGDGSQTRSFCFVSDLIEGLYRLITSNIHEPVNIGNPYEMSILKFAHLIIEFTDSPSKIVYRPLPTDDPKQRCPNINKAKTLLNWEPKVSLEEGLKTTLDWYKKRLVL